Proteins from one Hyperolius riggenbachi isolate aHypRig1 chromosome 2, aHypRig1.pri, whole genome shotgun sequence genomic window:
- the LOC137546581 gene encoding KN motif and ankyrin repeat domain-containing protein 1-like, which translates to MTQPMNPSNNPPDLGSGFLYWDHNENENASYRVETPYGFELDLDFLKYVNDIQSGQTLKKMSLSRKSRGPRRSTSSLRSFSSQTGTWVSTESLDFSEDGSTSDSVFLPRDIVDSRYSGTKEVLGLRKSNPISPTPLFKLLPPPPPKYLLNASVDKTLAETRKRLEQEQLHLDYGKSQSSNLSKLSVASRSSPNLTQGTLSTMQYNKSGERRPVLSPTSIGAVKTSPFNSGINTPSNNVSSGHLQYIREQMAASLKQLKDLEEQVKVIPVLQRQISILEREKKLLLGEMGNQNASVSYTLSSNNNSFLLESDSKKKLEAISEHAVKSEVGLSKPSKIAELKRLTEKLSEADKKTSLENVSVAKAYGRCPAVKEKSRKSVAVGENNNMADGVFYYRSQQDKKDVGVQYTTETKEAGVWVMESLLGLTCEAEKEIQLLEHTIEHQRVVIKMLENHLKAASDEMEELRVAVATRTVINVQPNSVQASTEANAADVSRPPEEYLHMVDTRGLSASEMSFNGINSDTWAYKAESFPAVRRESKNTNKWTDYEKQLTPNNSLFETLHFPRNMLNVLGRDEVDAANNINKCDTVNKVMDFGECVSLSTEANDKPLRNLQSSVEMVAYNDDDEDDDDDDEDDTVGSRTLKTLDEVIMSCAQVLAS; encoded by the exons ATGACACAGCCTATGAATCCAAGTAACAACCCTCCAG ATTTAGGATCTGGTTTCCTTTACTGGGACCATAATGAAAATGAGAATGCTTCCTATCGTGTGGAAACACCATATGGTTTTGAGCTGGATTTGGACTTCTTAAAATATGTCAATGACATCCAGAGTGGTCAAACTCTGAAGAAAATGTCTCTCAGCCGAAAATCAAGGGGACCACGGCGCTCTACATCATCTTTAAGAAGCTTTTCCAGCCAAACTGGGACCTGGGTTTCAACAGAGTCTTTAGATTTTAGTGAAGATGGCTCCACATCAGACTCAGTATTTCTCCCAAGAGACATTGTAGACAGTAGGTACTCTGGCACCAAGGAGGTTCTGGGCTTACGAAAGTCCAATCCAATTTCACCAACACCCTTATTTAAACTGCTCCCACCTCCACCACCAAAGTATCTTTTAAATGCTAGTGTTGATAAAACACTTGCTGAGACTAGAAAACGGCTTGAGCAGGAGCAGCTACAtttagactatggaaaaagccagTCTTCAAATCTTTCTAAGCTTAGTGTTGCCAGTAGAAGTTCGCCAAACTTGACCCAAGGGACATTATCAACAATGCAATACAACAAGAGTGGGGAAAGACGTCCAGTATTAAGTCCAACCTCCATAGGAGCTGTGAAAACCAGCCCTTTCAATTCTGGAATAAATACTCCATCTAATAATGTTTCTTCAGGTCATCTCCAGTATATTCGAGAACAGATGGCTGCCTCATTAAAGCAGCTGAAAGACCTTGAAGAGCAGGTGAAAGTTATTCCAGTCTTACAAAGGCAAATCTCTATTCTGGAAAGAGAGAAAAAACTGCTTCTTGGTGAAATGGGTAATCAAAATGCATCTGTCAGTTACACACTATCAAGTAATAATAATTCTTTTCTCCTCGAATCGGACTCTAAGAAAAAACTAGAGGCTATATCTGAACATGCAGTTAAATCAGAAGTTGGATTGTCTAAACCAAGTAAAATTGCAGAACTGAAAAGACTTACTGAAAAGCTGAGTGAAGCAGACAAGAAAACAAGTCTTGAAAACGTGTCAGTTGCTAAGGCATATGGTCGCTGTCCAGCAGTGAAGGAGAAGTCCAGAAAGTCTGTAGCAGTAGGAGAGAACAATAATATGGCAGATGGTGTGTTCTACTATAGGTCTCAACAAGATAAAAAAGATGTTGGTGTACAGTATACAACAGAAACAAAAGAAGCTGGTGTTTGGGTAATGGAATCCTTACTGGGACTCACATGTGAAGCTGAAAAGGAGATACAGCTTCTGGAACACACAATAGAACACCAAAGGGTGGTTATCAAGATGCTTGAAAATCATCTCAAGGCCGCGTCTGATGAAATGGAAGAGTTGAGGGTAGCAGTTGCCACTAGAACGGTTATAAATGTGCAGCCAAATTCAGTGCAAGCATCAACTGAAGCCAATGCTGCAGATGTTAGCAGACCACCAGAGGAATACTTACACATGGTAGATACGAGAGGCCTTTCTGCTTCCGAAATGTCTTTTAATGGTATCAATAGTGACACTTGGGCATACAAAGCTGAATCGTTTCCAGCTGTAAGAAGAGAGAGTAAGAACACAAACAAATGGACAGATTATGAGAAGCAGCTAACCCCTAACAACAGTTTATTTGAAACATTACATTTCCCAAGGAATATGCTAAATGTTTTGGGCAGAGATGAAGTAGATGCTGCTAATAACATCAATAAGTGTGACACTGTAaataaagtcatggattttggagAATGTGTTTCACTTTCCACAGAAGCAAATGACAAACCGTTACGAAATCTACAGAGCTCAGTTGAAATGGTAGcatataatgatgatgatgaagatgatgatgatgatgatgaagatgatacaGTTGGAAGCAGGACCTTAAAAACTTTAGATGAAGTCA tcATGAGTTGTGCTCAAGTTCTTGCCAGCTAA